A genomic window from Carassius gibelio isolate Cgi1373 ecotype wild population from Czech Republic chromosome A11, carGib1.2-hapl.c, whole genome shotgun sequence includes:
- the LOC128022010 gene encoding tudor domain-containing protein 3 isoform X1, which translates to MCDLSSALIQEGWYLTDEGIEECKSSSEKEKASPTDIIQVALNSDLRPIGKSFLPTDINSGRIEKLDGPCVFQLQKIRNVAASKDHEESQAAPRMLRLQMTDGHTLCTGLEYKHLSKISLNTPPGTKVKLLGAVQVQNGILLLDDSKITVLGGEVDHMIEKWEFQRSLAKHSRRNIGAEGGPPPFVPFGQRCAQKEQVDSRALDQRKTLQSTNAVKSAEDNDEFERQRIAAIAEIAKSKEMRTFGGGGNAGGNLANPGSTYRSRDPYQRKREEREKPWMENKSEGVYRDLVDERALRDIMEMGFNREASRQALLDNNNNLEVALNFLLSGTNQPNVTQTEQSRPPPRGKGRGRGRSRQDEDEEGGGRPSGPSTLFDFLESKMGTFSIEESKNQPSPQEHQYKMTFPSTDQMSRDATQSKHPRNEGRSQRNDRPPRFQKDGDFPKPSTASFSVSHPQKWRDGERTGRGGSERWKNDAQDARSTYTSMGRSREQQGLYGREHNGSKSFQQEPHNGGCKEQDGTGPAAFRKNQSNGSAAPKSSNPTASGSDPKARNEPNNRRKGKPERPKSGYFERSEDATKKDFPQDTGSGQGIKVGGVSDALLPNGDLEHRRTGPIKTESPAPPQKQTNMHNPAPKKRSGPIKGQRETNDANNHIIWRAGDQCLALYWEDNKFYRARIDAIHPSGSTAVVVFSDYGNCEEVLLHNIKPLHMDEWDDEDIYYENSLEFRRGGDGQPRRSRPTQQYYQPPRARD; encoded by the exons ATGTGCGATCTGAGCTCGGCGCTCATTCAAGAAGGCTG GTACCTTACAGATGAAGGAATCGAGGAGTGTAAAAGTTCATCAGAGAAGGAAAAAGCATCACCGACTGACATCATCCAAGTAGCACTAAAC AGTGATCTGAGACCCATAGGAAAGAGCTTTCTGCCAACGGACATCAACAGTGGACGAATAGAAAAG TTGGACGGCCCTTGTGTCTTTCAGCTGCAGAAGATCCGTAATGTCGCTGCTTCTAAAGATCACGAGGAGTCGCAGGCGGCGCCCAGAATGCTGCGTCTGCAGATGACAGACGGACACACGTTGTGCACCGGCCTCGAGTACAAACATCTGTCCAAAATCAG TCTGAACACTCCTCCTGGAACCAAAGTGAAGCTCCTGGGGGCCGTCCAGGTTCAAAACGGCATCCTGCTATTGGACGATTCCAAGATCACGGTTCTCGGAGGTGAAGTGGATCACATGATCGAGAAGTGGGAGTTTCAGAGG aGCCTCGCCAAACACAGCCGCAGAAACATCGGCGCAGAAGGTGGACCCCCTCCATTCGTTCCCTTCGGACAG AGATGTGCTCAGAAGGAGCAGGTGGACAGCAGAGCTCTGGATCAGAGGAAGACGCTGCAGAGCACCAACGCTGTCAAATCTGCTGAAGACAACGACGAGTTCGAGAGACAAAGAATCGCTGCCATCGCAGAGATCGCCAAGAGTAAAGAG ATGCGAACGTTCGGCGGTGGAGGCAACGCAGGCGGAAACCTCGCCAATCCAGGGTCCACCTACAGGAGCCGAGACCCCTATCAGAGAAAACGAGAGGAGAGAGAAAAGCCGTGGATGGAGAACAAGTCAGAAGGAGTTTACAGAGATTTG GTTGATGAGCGTGCTTTGAGGGACATCATGGAGATGGGGTTTAACCGAGAGGCGTCCAGACAGGCCCTGCTGGATAACAACAATAACCTGGAAGTGGCCCTCAACTTCCTGCTCAGTGGAACAAACCAGCCCAACGTGACCCAAACAGAGCAGAGCCGCCCACCGCCTCGAG GAAAGGGTCGTGGAAGAGGGCGCTCCAGACAAGATGAGGACGAGGAAGGAGGAGGAAGACCGTCTGGGCCCAGCACATTGTTTGACTTCCTGGAGTCAAAAATGGGGACATTCTCCATCGAAG AGTCAAAGAACCAGCCTTCACCACAAGAGCACCAATATAAGATGACTTTCCCAAGCACTGATCAAATGTCCAGAGATGCCACCCAGTCCAAACACCCCCGGAACGAGGGACGCTCGCAGAGAAACGACAGACCTCCACGTTTCCAGAAGGATGGAGACTTTCCTAAACCCAGCACGGCCTCTTTCAGTGTCTCCCACCCGCAGAAATGGAGGGATGGAGAGCGAACGGGAAGAGGGGGATCAGAGCGATGGAAGAATGATGCTCAAGACGCTAGAAGCACATACACATCGATGGGGAGGTCCAGGGAACAGCAGGGTCTCTATGGAAGGGAACATAACGGGTCGAAAAGCTTTCAGCAGGAACCTCATAACGGTGGCTGTAAAGAGCAGGATGGGACAGGACCAGCTGCTTTTAGGAAAAACCAATCAAACGGATCCGCGGCACCCAAATCCTCAAATCCTACCGCGTCAGGCTCTGATCCTAAAGCGAGAAACGAGCCCAACAACAGAAGGAAAGGCAAGCCGGAAAGACCCAAATCAGGCTACTTTGAGCGTTCGGAAGATGCCACGAAAAAAGACTTTCCGCAGGACACCGGATCCGGTCAGGGCATCAAAGTGGGCGGGGTTTCAGACGCACTGCTCCCCAATGGTGATTTAGAACACAGGCGGACCGGTCCAATCAAGACGGAGTCTCCAGCCCCGCCTCAGAAACAAACCAACATGCATAACCCCGCCCCCAAGAAACGATCTGGACCAATCAAAGGCCAGAGAGAGACGAATGACGCAAATAATCACATAATCTGGAGAGCTGGTGACCAGTGTCTTGCGCTCTACTGGGAAGACAATAAG TTTTATCGGGCGAGAATCGACGCCATCCACCCTTCGGGCTCCACGGCTGTGGTTGTGTTCAGCGACTACGGCAACTGTGAAGAAGTTCTGCTTCACAATATCAAACCTCTGCACATGGACGAATGG GATGACGAAGACATTTACTATGAGAATTCCCTTGAATTTCGAAGAGGAGGAGATGGACAACCTCGCCGCTCTCGACCGACACAACAATATTATCAACCGCCTCGTGCAAGAGACTGA
- the LOC128022010 gene encoding tudor domain-containing protein 3 isoform X2: MCDLSSALIQEGWYLTDEGIEECKSSSEKEKASPTDIIQVALNSDLRPIGKSFLPTDINSGRIEKLDGPCVFQLQKIRNVAASKDHEESQAAPRMLRLQMTDGHTLCTGLEYKHLSKISLNTPPGTKVKLLGAVQVQNGILLLDDSKITVLGGEVDHMIEKWEFQRSLAKHSRRNIGAEGGPPPFVPFGQRCAQKEQVDSRALDQRKTLQSTNAVKSAEDNDEFERQRIAAIAEIAKSKEMRTFGGGGNAGGNLANPGSTYRSRDPYQRKREEREKPWMENKSEGVYRDLVDERALRDIMEMGFNREASRQALLDNNNNLEVALNFLLSGTNQPNVTQTEQSRPPPRGKGRGRGRSRQDEDEEGGGRPSGPSTLFDFLESKMGTFSIEESKNQPSPQEHQYKMTFPSTDQMSRDATQSKHPRNEGRSQRNDRPPRFQKDGDFPKPSTASFSVSHPQKWRDGERTGRGGSERWKNDAQDARSTYTSMGRSREQQGLYGREHNGSKSFQQEPHNGGCKEQDGTGPAAFRKNQSNGSAAPKSSNPTASGSDPKARNEPNNRRKGKPERPKSGYFERSEDATKKDFPQDTGSGQGIKVGGVSDALLPNGDLEHRRTGPIKTESPAPPQKQTNMHNPAPKKRSGPIKGQRETNDANNHIIWRAGDQCLALYWEDNKFYRARIDAIHPSGSTAVVVFSDYGNCEEVLLHNIKPLHMDEWSQR, encoded by the exons ATGTGCGATCTGAGCTCGGCGCTCATTCAAGAAGGCTG GTACCTTACAGATGAAGGAATCGAGGAGTGTAAAAGTTCATCAGAGAAGGAAAAAGCATCACCGACTGACATCATCCAAGTAGCACTAAAC AGTGATCTGAGACCCATAGGAAAGAGCTTTCTGCCAACGGACATCAACAGTGGACGAATAGAAAAG TTGGACGGCCCTTGTGTCTTTCAGCTGCAGAAGATCCGTAATGTCGCTGCTTCTAAAGATCACGAGGAGTCGCAGGCGGCGCCCAGAATGCTGCGTCTGCAGATGACAGACGGACACACGTTGTGCACCGGCCTCGAGTACAAACATCTGTCCAAAATCAG TCTGAACACTCCTCCTGGAACCAAAGTGAAGCTCCTGGGGGCCGTCCAGGTTCAAAACGGCATCCTGCTATTGGACGATTCCAAGATCACGGTTCTCGGAGGTGAAGTGGATCACATGATCGAGAAGTGGGAGTTTCAGAGG aGCCTCGCCAAACACAGCCGCAGAAACATCGGCGCAGAAGGTGGACCCCCTCCATTCGTTCCCTTCGGACAG AGATGTGCTCAGAAGGAGCAGGTGGACAGCAGAGCTCTGGATCAGAGGAAGACGCTGCAGAGCACCAACGCTGTCAAATCTGCTGAAGACAACGACGAGTTCGAGAGACAAAGAATCGCTGCCATCGCAGAGATCGCCAAGAGTAAAGAG ATGCGAACGTTCGGCGGTGGAGGCAACGCAGGCGGAAACCTCGCCAATCCAGGGTCCACCTACAGGAGCCGAGACCCCTATCAGAGAAAACGAGAGGAGAGAGAAAAGCCGTGGATGGAGAACAAGTCAGAAGGAGTTTACAGAGATTTG GTTGATGAGCGTGCTTTGAGGGACATCATGGAGATGGGGTTTAACCGAGAGGCGTCCAGACAGGCCCTGCTGGATAACAACAATAACCTGGAAGTGGCCCTCAACTTCCTGCTCAGTGGAACAAACCAGCCCAACGTGACCCAAACAGAGCAGAGCCGCCCACCGCCTCGAG GAAAGGGTCGTGGAAGAGGGCGCTCCAGACAAGATGAGGACGAGGAAGGAGGAGGAAGACCGTCTGGGCCCAGCACATTGTTTGACTTCCTGGAGTCAAAAATGGGGACATTCTCCATCGAAG AGTCAAAGAACCAGCCTTCACCACAAGAGCACCAATATAAGATGACTTTCCCAAGCACTGATCAAATGTCCAGAGATGCCACCCAGTCCAAACACCCCCGGAACGAGGGACGCTCGCAGAGAAACGACAGACCTCCACGTTTCCAGAAGGATGGAGACTTTCCTAAACCCAGCACGGCCTCTTTCAGTGTCTCCCACCCGCAGAAATGGAGGGATGGAGAGCGAACGGGAAGAGGGGGATCAGAGCGATGGAAGAATGATGCTCAAGACGCTAGAAGCACATACACATCGATGGGGAGGTCCAGGGAACAGCAGGGTCTCTATGGAAGGGAACATAACGGGTCGAAAAGCTTTCAGCAGGAACCTCATAACGGTGGCTGTAAAGAGCAGGATGGGACAGGACCAGCTGCTTTTAGGAAAAACCAATCAAACGGATCCGCGGCACCCAAATCCTCAAATCCTACCGCGTCAGGCTCTGATCCTAAAGCGAGAAACGAGCCCAACAACAGAAGGAAAGGCAAGCCGGAAAGACCCAAATCAGGCTACTTTGAGCGTTCGGAAGATGCCACGAAAAAAGACTTTCCGCAGGACACCGGATCCGGTCAGGGCATCAAAGTGGGCGGGGTTTCAGACGCACTGCTCCCCAATGGTGATTTAGAACACAGGCGGACCGGTCCAATCAAGACGGAGTCTCCAGCCCCGCCTCAGAAACAAACCAACATGCATAACCCCGCCCCCAAGAAACGATCTGGACCAATCAAAGGCCAGAGAGAGACGAATGACGCAAATAATCACATAATCTGGAGAGCTGGTGACCAGTGTCTTGCGCTCTACTGGGAAGACAATAAG TTTTATCGGGCGAGAATCGACGCCATCCACCCTTCGGGCTCCACGGCTGTGGTTGTGTTCAGCGACTACGGCAACTGTGAAGAAGTTCTGCTTCACAATATCAAACCTCTGCACATGGACGAATGG TCACAGCGCTAG
- the LOC128022810 gene encoding uncharacterized protein LOC128022810, producing MTSRADFRRVAGQNEFYNIPDTRHFNHGDDETDEGSDTLYYKSLHKEKPKVKLTVSSDIKKLNKKETWDWKKSSSTRPTVELASVSASGSGIIGMIDTIDRPADANAEGTYARAGAYAEAFENKPGKRIPKAGVYAEAGIGRASAEFSVFRVEAKGPNAAASAEATAARLGAGAMAQAEIGSASASAGPLDVKLGLGVDTGGYIGLGGVEAKFLGTGFSIGRKTSISFLNSELSFSF from the exons ATGACGTCACGCGCAGACTTCCGTCGCGTCGCGGGTCAAA ATGAATTCTATAATATACCCGACACCAGACATTTCAACCACGGAGATGATGAAACCG ATGAAGGAAGTGATACACTTTATTACAAAAGTCTACATAAAGAAAAGCCCAAAGTCAAGCTCACTGTTTCAAGTGACAttaagaaattaaacaaaaagGAAACATGGGATTGGAAAAAGAGTTCTTCAACAAGGCCAACTGTGGAACTTGCATCAGTCAGTGCATCAGGAAGCGGCATCATAGGCATGATTGACACAATTGACAGACCAGCAGATGCCAATGCAGAAGGCACCTATGCTCGAGCTGGAGCATATGCGGAAGCTTTTGAGAACAAACCAGGAAAGAGGATTCCCAAGGCTGGAGTCTATGCAGAAGCAGGAATTGGACGAGCTAGTGCTGAGTTCAGTGTATTTAGGGTAGAAGCCAAAGGCCCAAACGCCGCAGCTAGTGCTGAAGCCACTGCGGCTAGACTCGGGGCTGGAGCAATGGCTCAGGCTGAAATTGGCAGCGCGTCAGCTAGTGCCGGTCCATTGGATGTGAAATTGGGACTCGGAGTTGACACGGGTGGATATATTGGTTTGGGTGGGGTGGAAGCCAAATTCCTGGGAACTGGATTCTCAATCGGTCGAAAAACCAGTATATCTTTTTTAAATTCAGAACTGTCTTTTTCGTTCTAA
- the LOC128022011 gene encoding uncharacterized protein LOC128022011 isoform X2 gives MSKKLQLSRRGQNENDEDSDIATIKHFHHEEDENDEESSTKQTQNRDINEVAEATVKKPKAQDTTSEIDTTDTLDRPLNSTADDSYYVKNEAYFSDFTNFRLFAEVAQAGRARAEDSIFEAETKGSSISFDTEVSPVGAKVMARAEVASASASVGPVGVKVGLGFDTGASVGEDGVEAKFLGTGFSIGQKNSISVLGSEASCSVM, from the exons atgtctaaaaaacTTCAATTAAGCCGTCGTGgacaaaatgaaaatg atGAAGACTCTGATATAGCCACTATCAAACATTTCCACCATGAAGAAGACGAAAATG ATGAAGAATCTTCTACCAAACAGACGCAGAACCGTGACATTAATGAAGTCGCAGAGGCTACTGTAAAAAAGCCAAAAGCTCAAGATACAACATCTGAAATTGACACGACTGACACATTGGACAGACCACTAAATTCAACTGCAGACGACAGTTATTATGTTAAAAACGAAGcttatttttcagattttacaAACTTTAGATTATTTGCAGAAGTTGCACAAGCTGGACGAGCTCGTGCTGAAGACAGCATTTTTGAGGCAGAAACCAAAGGTTCAAgcatctcatttgatactgaagtCAGTCCGGTTGGAGCCAAAGTAATGGCTCGAGCTGAAGTCGCCAGTGCATCAGCTAGTGTCGGTCCAGTTGGTGTGAAAGTGGGACTTGGATTTGACACGGGTGCATCTGTTGGTGAGGATGGGGTGGAGGCCAAATTCCTGGGAACTGGATTCTCAATTGGTCAAAAAAACAGCATATCTGTTCTGGGTTCAGAAGCATCATGTTCAGTCATGTAG